Part of the Marasmius oreades isolate 03SP1 chromosome 5, whole genome shotgun sequence genome is shown below.
AAGACCCAGTTTATTCCGGGGGAGGGAGTGCGTTCTTGAAGGCAAGCTATGTTGTTACTCCTTACGCGGGGATCTTGGAAGCACTCGGGAAAGACTACGACGTTAGATACGAGGTTGGGTGTTATGGTTGGTTTCTCCGATTATGTCCTCTGTTTATCAACCACCTATATGTTCATTTCTAGCACACAAGTATCTTCCCACCCTAGAACGCTTCCTTTCTATTCACGACAACAAGCCCGGATGGGTATGCACGTTCTACAATCATCTCTCAGACGGATCTCTATCGGAACCTCTTCATTCATATGCGTTGCAAGATACGCGTGTCAAGCTGAATGACTTTCTTCCCCCCGGTTTGACTGAGACTTGGTCGATCAAGTTGAGCGGGAAGTTGACATTGGACAAAACGATGGACTATGAATTAGGATTAACGGTTGCGGGACGAGCGAAGCTGTGGATCAACGGAAAGCTGGAGATTGATAACTGGACGAAGCAGACACCAGGGGACTTCTTCTATGGACAAGGTACAGTGGAAGAAAAGGCAGTAATCCGTGTGGAGGCCAATGAGAGCTTGGACGTTCTGGTGGAATACACCAATACGAAGCCGCCAACAGACGATATTAGTGCGCAGCCCGCGCTTATGAGAGGAGTGGTGAGTTGACTATCCGTTCTATTGTTCTGTACTCATGTCCACTCCAGCGTCTCGGAGGGTGCGAAAAAATAGACCCAGAGGAATCCATCCGAGCCGCCGAAGGATTGGCGGCTGAGTCGGACGTGGTCATATTCTGCGGTGGGCTGACTCCAGAATGGGAAAGTGAAGGCTTTGACAGGACCGACCTGAACTTACCGGGGAATCAACACGAAGTTATTCGGCGTGTCGCTAAGGTTAACAAGAAGACTATAGTCGTGATTCAGGCGGTTCGTTACCTGATTTCTCCGCTATGCTATGCTCACCGTACGCTAAACTACCGTCTATACTCAGGGATCTGCAACCTACATGCCCTATGCATATGATCTCAACCACCCCGCTGTTCCGGCTATTGTCCAAGCCTGGTACTTGGGCAACGAAACTGGCAATGCCATTGGCGACATTCTGACCGGGAAGGTGAATCCAAGTGGGAAATTGCCCTTGACCTTACCAAAGCGAGTGGAAGACATTGCTGCGTACCCGAACTTGAGGGATGAGAAGCGAAGGATTGTTTACGCTGAAGATTTATTCGTAGGCTATAAACATTTCCTACAGAAGCGTCTCGAGCCGGTGTTCTACTTTGGGTCAGTGGTCCTCCTTCCCTATCCACCCCCGGTCATTGAAACGGTCTGCTAAAATTAGGCATGGGCTATCGTATACTACTTTCTCGCTCTCAGGACTCTCCATTACCAAGGATGAAAAATCTAAAAGCAACTCCTTCAACGCCAGGGTGTCTGTTGTCCTCAAGAACGAGGGAGTGGTACCTGGATCTGAGGTGGTGCAGGTGTACGTCTCATATCCAGATAAGGGGATTACGCACCCCAAGATGCAGTTGCGTGGATTTGCCAAGGCAAAGGACCTCAAACCAGGAGAATTCAGGACGGTGGATGTATCGTTGGACAAGTATGCTGTCGCTTATTGGGATTCGCACACCTTCTCCGAGTCGAGTATCGGAAAGGGAGTTTGGCGAGTCGCAGAGGGAGAGTATGGCGTGCatgttggatttggttgTGATAAGATCAAGCTAGAGGGAAGGGTTGAGGTAGAGAAAGGCGAAGGATTCGCGTGGAGAGGCATATAATCTGAAGGAGAGCGTTTAATTTCCGTCCTTTGTCTTGATTACTTTAGAGGGGGTAACTGCGTGTACATGCCGGGAGTCAGAAGGCAGTCATGGTTCTATTCGTTCTTACTAAACGGTCGTGAATTCAATGAAACAAGTCAATCTTCGTCACTGATGAGCACCACTAGAGCATAGATGTCTTTCATTATGTTTTTGTGAAAGAGCCTACTTCATTCCGTCCAGATCTTAAGTTTCCGCGGTAGACCGACAGTTAATCAGTATAATTGGCGCTGAGGATTCTggacttcaagcttcaatcaCCACAAGCCGCCTAATGACCCTCAGACAAGGGCCTTTGGtttatgaagaagtcgaGTACTAATTACACAGACTTGCTGCGGTAGCCCGACTAGCCCATGACCAAATCGAACCGTTGTAGTGGTGGAGGGGCTCGCTGTCCACCTAAATCGCGAACTGTCCTGCAGTAGAACCGGTTTAGCTGTCAGGTCGAGGTCGACAGGGTGTATGGAACCCCCTTTAGAGATTACGTAATGAGCTGATCGTTCTTAGAGTCGCAGCAAAGCGTCGTGACTTCAACACCAAACGTTCACTGTCATCGTTGTAGACACTGAGCTCTTCACTTCGGGCGGTGGCCCTCTTTACGACAACCTGATGGATTCTTTCTTTGGTCGCTCGAAACGCACTAAGGCCCGTCAATCCTCGATCTCCGGAAACATTGATCTCAACGAGAGTTCAGTTCCCTATGACCGGCTTGCTCCTGCTCCCAAATCCCCGCTGCCTATCGGCACCCTTTCTCAAGGCGTTCGCAGTCCTGGCTTTATTTCGGCTCCAATAACAAACCCAACCTTGACTACCAATGGCACCGAACTCAACAAATTCACGATCTCCAAGAGCCGTGCTGAACGAGAGAGAGCTTATGAACAGTATACAGTTCGTGCTTCATCACCAAGCACCGTCTCGGCCTCAACATCTACCTCAGACTCTTCTACGTTATACAACGAGTCCATTCCTTCATCCTCCCAGACCACTCTTTCCAGCCAGACCGCACCGGCCGCACCTCGCGTCCTTCGGAGGAGCGAGGCCTCTACTACCTCTGGACATGGTCCCCGTACCACAAATATGTCCGATTTTGGGCAATATCCAGCCACACCCGGCTCCCCCTTGCCTCACACATCTTCTGCTGGGACGATTCGCCCAACTTCAAGCATGACAACCCGCTCGGACAACAATCGCAATTCTCGATATTCCCATTCAATTGTATCCTCAGATGGCGGCAGTACATCCCATCATTCACATTTATCACATTTATACCATCCTCATCGACCCCATACCAATAACCCCGACGAGTTTTCATTTCCAAGACCAGACACTGACGAGGAGATTGATGCACTATTCGATAACGTTAAAGAAACAAGAGACTTGGGTGAAATGCCAAATCTTTCTGTGGATCAAAAGTGGCGTATTGTTTATAACGATTGGCAAATACGATGGAAGGAGGGGAAGCAGAGGGATGATCAGGCCAAGAAGCTGCACGAGGTTGGGCAACCTACGGCCATCATGGCAGATACGCCTGAATGGTATGTCAAAAAGTTCCTGGACAAGACTATCACCTCCAGGCAGGTCATTGGCCTGACAGTGTCTATGAGGAACAAGGAAGTCAGGTACGCTCTGAACCAATCTCATATAATGAACTTCACGGAACGTTTTCCATAGCTGGTTTCAGCAATTCATTAATCTACGAGGAACATCTGTGCTGGCACAGACTCTTAGCCATATCAGTCGGAAACGGTCTTCACGGCGAGTTATACCTTCGAATGACCCAGAACATCCTGGTTGACCTATGATCACAGGCGGGAACACGATACCAATTTAGAATACGAGATTGTCAAATGTCTCAAAGTCATATTCAACAACCCTGTACGCCCTTGCCGATATTGTATCTACGACTCACTCACAAGAAACCGCTAGAATGCTACCAACGAAGCTCTCACTCATCCTCAAATCGTTACTCAAATGGCTTCTTCTCTCAATACCCCACACATACCCACCCGAAAGCTATTACTTGAAGTCCTCACTTTCTTATCGTATTGGAAAAACGGCGAGGCGCAGCCTCTTGTCATCGTTGCACTTGAAGCTCTCAGTACAGCAAATGGTTCAGCAGATGAGAAAGGAGGACCATATGATTATTGGTTCAAGTCCATGGAACAGGCGCTCTCCGGACGTGGAAGGATGGGTAGTCTCGTTGGAGCCAGTGATGAAGTGAAGAAGTCTGGAGGCACTGATTCAAATTTGAACGATTATGCGGTGTGTCTAGTTTTTCTTCTGTCGGTGCTTCGTCTTCCTGAAACAACATACCTTTCCAGCTATCCAATTTGATACTGGTTATAATGATCCTTGAGCAAGTAGACGACCTTGACCTTCGGCTACATTATCGCTCGCAAATGGAGTCCGCCGGTCTCCAGGAAATCATTCCGCTGTGGAAAAGCTTTCAAGTGCCGAACATTGACAAGCAACTTGATATTCTTCTCAAGGCACTTGAAGAAGATGAGCGCAAGCTCCGGGAACGACTGGATCAGGAAATTCTTCGCGATCTGAACAATCCACAGGATATCTACAATGCAATCGTTGCTAAAATTCAAGACACGAAAGCGAGGAATTATTTCTTGTCGATGATGCAGCATTTACTGCTCATTAGAGAGGAAGGTGCTTCAATGGTCCATTATTATCAACTGATCGATTCATTGGTGACGGACGTCGTTTTGGACAAGAAGCTTGCTGGTGCAGAGCAAAGATTCGGCCACTCGGTTGAACGAATCATTGCCCAGTTCAATGAGAGTGATCGCTATCAAACCCTTGAGGATGAAGCACAAAAGACGAGAGTTGAGCTACTTCGTATCAAGTTGGAGAAGGATGTCTTGGAGGAAGAGATAGCGCAGGGAGAAGGCGGTTTGATTGGGCAGCTAAAGGAGAAGCTGGCACATGCGGAACAGAAACTGAATGTTTCGAGAGAGACGACGTTCAGGTTGCAAGGTCAGTTGGAAACTCAGAAGAATGGGTATGAAGAACAGATTGCGCAGCTGGAGGCGCAGATCATGGAACTGTTCAAAATGCTGAAGGAAGGTGGGAAAGGTACGGACTTCATGCTGGACACTGCTACGACTGCAGGGATGGACCGAAGGACATTGATCGATACACTGGAGAGGAATTTCCAGCGGCATAAAACTATCAGCATACTGGAAGGTAGACAGCTAAGCGATAGGAAAAAGAAGATTGGTCTTTCAACCGACGATGttcaggaggaagaagacgatgaCCCCGACACCACACCAAGGAAGGCCGGTGCCATGAGGCGTGGTTCCAGACTACAAAATAaaggcaagaagaagaagaagggtggTAGGGAGGCTCCAGCTGGTCTCGGATCTACTGGACGTTCCTCCCAGTTCATGGAtgctgaggaggaggatgctGAATCACAGATTCAACTGCAAATGTCAGCGGGGGCAACACTGGTGAGTATCGCACTTGTCCGTCTCGTGCATGTCAGGCTAACCAGCCTCAGTATCAGCGGGATGGTTCGTTGTCGACCTCACGAAGCGTGAGAGGCTCGCCTCGCCCCTCAGGTCGGTCGAAATCATCAAAAACAAGCGACATTCTTTCACCACAAGTTGGTGTTGATGGACTGGGGCTTCACGATGGTTCTCGACCTCTACAAAGTTTGAGTGAAGTCAACGCAGAAGAGGAAAGCAGTGGTGATGAGGACGAAG
Proteins encoded:
- a CDS encoding uncharacterized protein (CAZy:GH3); translation: MDRSFLDADISELVKELSLDEKISLLGAPNWWNTQSVERLAIPSIRMSDGPNGVRGSSHFVSTPAQCLPCATSLGSTFDPELIQQAGVYLAEEAKIKSSVILLAPTCNIQRSPLGGRAFESFSEDPHLSGAMAAAYVKGLQSQGVAATIKHFVCNDQEHERTAAESVLSDRALREIYLYPFMIAQRDAQPWAYMTSYGRLRGIHCSESHDLLQGVLRADWKFDGIVISDWFGTYSVDTSINAGLDLEMPGPPRWRSSDLIKHCLNSQKLYIPMINERVTNLLRFVQHQARLNPEVVYGDGQERTRDSEEGRNFCRKLAAEGIVLLKNEGGVLPIQPGKYKKVAVIGPNAKDPVYSGGGSAFLKASYVVTPYAGILEALGKDYDVRYEVGCYAHKYLPTLERFLSIHDNKPGWVCTFYNHLSDGSLSEPLHSYALQDTRVKLNDFLPPGLTETWSIKLSGKLTLDKTMDYELGLTVAGRAKLWINGKLEIDNWTKQTPGDFFYGQGTVEEKAVIRVEANESLDVLVEYTNTKPPTDDISAQPALMRGVRLGGCEKIDPEESIRAAEGLAAESDVVIFCGGLTPEWESEGFDRTDLNLPGNQHEVIRRVAKVNKKTIVVIQAGSATYMPYAYDLNHPAVPAIVQAWYLGNETGNAIGDILTGKVNPSGKLPLTLPKRVEDIAAYPNLRDEKRRIVYAEDLFVGYKHFLQKRLEPVFYFGHGLSYTTFSLSGLSITKDEKSKSNSFNARVSVVLKNEGVVPGSEVVQVYVSYPDKGITHPKMQLRGFAKAKDLKPGEFRTVDVSLDKYAVAYWDSHTFSESSIGKGVWRVAEGEYGVHVGFGCDKIKLEGRVEVEKGEGFAWRGI